The following coding sequences lie in one Streptomyces albofaciens JCM 4342 genomic window:
- a CDS encoding RNA polymerase sigma factor SigF: MTTAAVRTVELDRAAGTDQPSGGAAGVAEGLPWVEDAGKIAPKDARELSKLFFDRLQVLEEGTHEYQYARNTLIEMNLSLVRFAAGRFRNRGSGEMEDIIQVGTIGLIKAIDRFDLSREVEFTSFAVPYIVGEIKRFFRDTSWAVHVPRRLQELRVEIAKAKEQLAGVLDRDPTVKDLAAHLKITEEEVLDGLIAANGYAAGSLDSPNENSEDGPANGKARTVADTMGDTDPAIETVENLHALAPLIQELDERERQIIEMRFGQEMTQSKIGEALGISQMHVSRLLARTLRKLRTGLCAEA; this comes from the coding sequence ATGACAACGGCAGCAGTGCGGACTGTGGAGCTCGACCGGGCGGCCGGCACCGACCAGCCGTCGGGCGGAGCAGCGGGCGTTGCCGAGGGACTGCCGTGGGTCGAGGACGCGGGCAAGATCGCCCCCAAGGACGCACGTGAGCTGTCGAAGCTGTTCTTCGACCGGCTCCAGGTCCTCGAAGAGGGCACACACGAATACCAGTACGCGCGCAACACGCTCATCGAGATGAACCTGTCGCTGGTGCGGTTCGCCGCCGGCCGGTTCCGCAACCGCGGCAGCGGCGAGATGGAAGACATCATCCAGGTCGGCACGATCGGCCTCATCAAGGCGATCGACCGCTTCGACCTGTCCCGCGAGGTGGAGTTCACCTCCTTCGCGGTGCCGTACATCGTCGGCGAGATCAAGCGGTTCTTCCGCGACACCAGCTGGGCGGTGCACGTGCCGCGCCGCCTCCAGGAACTGCGGGTCGAAATCGCCAAGGCCAAGGAACAGCTCGCCGGCGTCCTCGACCGCGACCCCACGGTCAAGGACCTGGCCGCCCATCTGAAGATCACCGAGGAAGAGGTCCTGGACGGCCTCATCGCCGCCAACGGCTACGCCGCCGGCTCCCTGGACTCGCCCAACGAGAACTCCGAGGACGGCCCGGCCAACGGCAAGGCCCGGACGGTCGCCGACACCATGGGCGACACGGACCCGGCCATCGAGACCGTCGAGAACCTGCACGCCCTCGCGCCGCTGATCCAGGAACTGGACGAGCGGGAGCGCCAGATCATCGAAATGCGCTTCGGCCAGGAAATGACGCAGTCGAAGATAGGGGAGGCGCTCGGCATTTCGCAGATGCACGTTTCCCGGCTGCTGGCCCGTACTCTCCGCAAGTTGCGCACCGGGCTGTGCGCGGAAGCCTGA
- a CDS encoding TetR/AcrR family transcriptional regulator: MARAGLTAERVTRAGAELADEAGLDQVTMSRLARRLGVKDASLYSHVRGLEDLRGRIALLAADEKTIRIAEATAGRAGKEALVAFANAWREYAHQHPGRYTATQIPIDIDPELAAKAPGPRRAVELTYGMLRGYGLAEPDLTDAVRLLRSTFHGFVALEAAGGFAHARSPQRSWDRALDALHALLEHWPSSREGDSS; encoded by the coding sequence ATGGCGCGGGCCGGACTGACGGCGGAGCGGGTGACGCGGGCAGGGGCCGAGCTGGCGGACGAGGCCGGGCTCGACCAGGTGACCATGTCGCGGCTGGCGCGGCGGCTCGGCGTGAAGGACGCGAGCCTGTACTCGCACGTCCGCGGGCTGGAGGATCTCCGCGGGCGGATCGCGCTGCTGGCGGCGGACGAGAAGACGATCCGCATCGCGGAGGCGACCGCCGGGCGCGCGGGCAAAGAGGCGCTCGTCGCGTTCGCCAACGCCTGGCGGGAGTACGCCCACCAGCACCCGGGCCGCTACACGGCGACACAGATCCCGATCGACATCGATCCCGAGCTGGCCGCGAAGGCGCCCGGCCCGCGGCGCGCGGTCGAGCTGACGTACGGCATGCTGCGCGGCTACGGCCTGGCCGAGCCGGACCTGACCGACGCGGTGCGGCTGCTGCGCAGCACCTTCCACGGCTTCGTGGCCCTGGAGGCCGCCGGGGGTTTCGCGCACGCGCGCTCGCCGCAGCGTTCATGGGACCGCGCCCTCGACGCCCTGCACGCCCTCCTGGAGCACTGGCCCTCGTCCCGAGAAGGAGACTCCTCATGA
- a CDS encoding ArsR/SmtB family transcription factor, which translates to MASRTSSPLLHPDERDFDLFAVMNALTDPCRLSIVLRLAGESAVPCGTFDLPIAKSALSRHLRVLREAGVISQRDEGTRRVNSLRAQELERRFPGLLDLVLKEGAKRDSPQPVPA; encoded by the coding sequence ATGGCCAGCCGTACGTCCTCCCCGCTGCTCCACCCCGACGAGCGGGACTTCGACCTGTTCGCCGTCATGAACGCGCTCACCGACCCGTGCCGGCTGAGCATCGTCCTCAGGCTCGCCGGCGAGTCGGCGGTGCCCTGCGGCACCTTCGACCTGCCCATCGCCAAGTCCGCCCTCAGCCGCCATCTGCGCGTGCTGCGCGAGGCGGGCGTCATCAGCCAGCGGGACGAGGGCACCCGCCGGGTCAACTCCCTGCGCGCGCAGGAGCTGGAGCGCCGCTTCCCCGGTCTGCTCGATCTCGTCCTGAAGGAAGGCGCCAAGCGCGACAGCCCGCAGCCGGTTCCCGCGTAG
- a CDS encoding DUF5133 domain-containing protein has translation MLMAHPAVLRDLVERYETLRAHHAEQGTDASRRRLEDVTYTLCVSTGTRRPEDALAVARQQLATTPHAADTLRQMKDAAPTAGTEVRLTA, from the coding sequence GTGCTGATGGCCCACCCCGCGGTGCTGCGGGATCTTGTCGAGCGCTACGAGACGCTGCGGGCCCACCATGCGGAGCAGGGCACCGACGCCTCGCGCCGACGGCTGGAGGACGTGACCTACACGCTGTGCGTCTCCACCGGCACCCGTCGGCCCGAGGACGCCCTCGCCGTCGCCCGGCAGCAGCTCGCGACCACGCCCCACGCGGCGGACACCCTGCGCCAGATGAAGGACGCGGCACCGACGGCCGGTACCGAGGTGCGGCTGACCGCCTGA
- a CDS encoding ABC transporter ATP-binding protein has translation MSGNLAIHADGLRKSYPGPGGAVEAVRGLSLSVPKGEFFGLLGPNGAGKSTTIGMLTTMVRPSAGHAGICGLDVAADPVAVKRRIGVVAQDNTLDIELTVAENLEFRGRYFGLGRRAARARAQDLLALFGLTDRARARVFELSGGQLKRVMIARALVHRPDVLFLDEPTAGLDPQSRLHLWDILRGLQADGQTILLTTHHMEEAETLCDRLAVIDHGRVLACDSAKALRDSIGAETVVTVVYEGGDFDLAAVHAMARADRVEAADGQVRVFARDADGVLSDLVALAAKAGLTVLDASQISPSLETVFLTLTGREFRE, from the coding sequence ATGTCCGGCAATCTGGCGATCCACGCCGACGGCCTGCGCAAGAGCTACCCAGGGCCGGGCGGCGCGGTGGAGGCCGTGCGCGGCCTCTCACTGAGCGTGCCGAAAGGAGAGTTCTTCGGGCTGCTCGGCCCCAACGGCGCCGGCAAGTCCACCACCATCGGCATGCTGACGACCATGGTCCGCCCCTCGGCGGGCCACGCCGGGATCTGCGGCCTGGACGTGGCCGCCGACCCCGTGGCGGTCAAACGGCGCATCGGCGTGGTGGCACAGGACAACACCCTCGACATCGAGCTGACCGTGGCCGAGAACCTGGAGTTCCGCGGCCGCTACTTCGGCCTCGGCCGCCGCGCCGCCCGCGCCAGGGCCCAGGACCTCCTCGCGCTCTTCGGCCTGACCGACCGCGCGCGGGCCCGCGTCTTCGAGCTCTCCGGCGGCCAGCTCAAACGCGTCATGATCGCGCGGGCCCTGGTCCACCGCCCCGACGTGCTCTTCCTCGACGAGCCGACGGCCGGCCTCGACCCGCAGTCCCGCCTCCACCTGTGGGACATCCTGCGCGGACTCCAGGCCGACGGCCAGACGATCCTGCTCACCACGCACCACATGGAAGAGGCCGAGACGCTGTGCGACCGGCTGGCCGTGATCGACCACGGCCGGGTGCTGGCCTGCGACAGCGCCAAGGCGCTGCGCGACTCGATCGGCGCGGAGACCGTCGTCACCGTCGTCTACGAGGGCGGCGACTTCGACCTCGCCGCGGTCCACGCGATGGCGCGCGCCGACCGGGTGGAGGCCGCGGACGGACAGGTACGGGTCTTCGCCAGGGACGCCGACGGCGTGCTCAGCGACCTGGTCGCGCTGGCCGCCAAGGCCGGGCTCACCGTCCTCGACGCGTCCCAGATCAGCCCCAGCCTGGAAACCGTGTTCCTGACGCTGACCGGACGGGAGTTCCGCGAATGA
- a CDS encoding Gfo/Idh/MocA family protein — protein MPSRTSAAPIGVGIIGLSASRGWAARAHLPALAAVPGFEVRALSASTPESARAAGEKYGIPLAFGSAEELVRRDEVDLVVVNVKVPHHRELALTALEAGKMVLSEWPLGNGLAEAEELAAVAEAKGIRTFVGLQARSAPQIRYVRDLIADGYVGEVLSTSVIASGRGWGAEFEPGGAYLLDRTNGASMLTIPFGHTIDAVTMALGEFTDLGATLATRRPKVRNQVTGEAARMDVPDQIAVNGVLEGGAVASVHFRGGLSRATNFHWEINGTDGDLLLTGDSGHLQFGQVAVYGARGEDTALAELPVPAAYSTLPALAGRDTEMAYTVAHAYQQIRADLRDGTHHAPDFAHAVRRHRLLDRIERAAGF, from the coding sequence ATGCCTTCCCGCACCTCCGCCGCCCCCATCGGCGTCGGCATCATCGGCCTCAGCGCCTCCCGCGGCTGGGCCGCCCGCGCCCACCTGCCCGCGCTCGCCGCCGTACCCGGCTTCGAGGTCCGCGCCCTGTCCGCCAGTACGCCGGAGTCGGCCCGGGCCGCGGGGGAGAAGTACGGCATCCCGCTGGCCTTCGGCAGCGCGGAAGAACTCGTACGGCGCGACGAGGTGGACCTCGTGGTCGTCAACGTCAAGGTTCCGCACCACCGCGAACTGGCCCTGACCGCCTTGGAAGCCGGGAAGATGGTGCTCAGCGAATGGCCGCTGGGCAACGGCCTCGCGGAGGCCGAGGAGCTGGCCGCCGTCGCCGAGGCCAAGGGAATCCGCACCTTCGTCGGCCTCCAGGCCCGCTCCGCGCCCCAGATCCGGTACGTACGCGACCTGATCGCCGACGGGTACGTGGGCGAGGTCCTGTCCACCAGCGTCATCGCCTCCGGACGCGGTTGGGGAGCGGAGTTCGAGCCGGGCGGCGCCTACCTCCTCGACCGCACCAACGGCGCCTCCATGCTCACCATTCCCTTCGGCCACACCATCGACGCCGTGACCATGGCGCTCGGCGAGTTCACCGACCTCGGCGCCACGCTGGCGACCCGCCGCCCGAAGGTGCGCAACCAGGTGACCGGGGAAGCCGCGCGGATGGACGTGCCCGACCAGATCGCCGTCAACGGCGTACTCGAAGGCGGCGCGGTGGCCTCGGTCCACTTCCGCGGCGGCCTGTCCCGCGCCACCAACTTCCACTGGGAGATCAACGGCACCGACGGCGACCTGCTGCTCACCGGGGACTCCGGTCACCTCCAGTTCGGCCAGGTGGCCGTGTACGGCGCCCGTGGCGAGGACACCGCGCTCGCGGAACTGCCGGTCCCCGCCGCGTACTCCACGCTGCCCGCGCTCGCCGGCCGCGACACGGAGATGGCGTACACCGTGGCCCACGCCTACCAGCAGATCCGCGCCGACCTCAGGGACGGCACCCATCACGCACCGGACTTCGCCCACGCCGTACGCCGTCACCGGCTGCTCGACCGCATCGAACGCGCCGCCGGCTTCTGA
- a CDS encoding DUF3662 domain-containing protein, which produces MGLLTRMEKTVEHWESALVDKVLGNDPVELCDDLRRECDDHAVVAAHDRVLVPNAYKVELAPAVHEQLGEREAQVGQELTDVLARHAAEHHYEWAGPLTVHVTRAGGPLDGRYRISSQAMPNIPADAFDGTPPAAPPASAARA; this is translated from the coding sequence ATGGGATTGCTCACGCGCATGGAGAAGACGGTGGAGCACTGGGAAAGCGCGCTGGTCGACAAGGTGCTCGGGAACGACCCGGTCGAACTGTGCGACGACCTGCGACGCGAGTGCGACGACCACGCCGTGGTCGCCGCCCACGACCGGGTGCTCGTCCCCAACGCCTACAAAGTGGAACTCGCCCCCGCCGTGCACGAACAGCTCGGCGAGCGTGAGGCGCAGGTCGGCCAGGAGCTGACCGACGTACTGGCCCGGCACGCCGCGGAACACCACTACGAATGGGCCGGCCCGCTCACCGTCCACGTGACCCGGGCCGGGGGACCCCTCGACGGCCGCTATCGCATATCCAGCCAGGCCATGCCCAACATTCCGGCGGACGCGTTCGACGGGACGCCTCCGGCGGCGCCGCCGGCGTCCGCGGCCCGGGCGTGA
- a CDS encoding alpha/beta fold hydrolase, producing the protein MTDPTTGSLRVNGATLHYEVRGRGPLLLLIPGGTGGAASFDGVADELAATYTVAAYDPRGLSRSPLDDPGAEQRVAEHAEDAFRLLELLSPGEPARVFASSSGAIAALHLLTAHPDRVERVVAHEPPVVEVLPDASEHRAFIARVQETFHAQGLMPAMAVFAAGLKKDGDTADPAPPPGLPPEAAARAERTLAGLPFFLSRIVPAFMTYAPDLDRLKTLSDRLVLACGQDSRGELPYRAAAFLAERFGTELRHFPGGHVGLTTHPVAFGEALKKALRG; encoded by the coding sequence ATGACCGACCCGACCACCGGCAGTCTGCGCGTGAACGGCGCGACCCTGCACTACGAGGTGCGCGGCCGGGGCCCGTTGCTGCTGCTGATACCCGGCGGGACGGGCGGCGCGGCGTCGTTCGACGGCGTCGCCGACGAGCTGGCCGCCACGTACACCGTCGCGGCCTACGATCCGCGCGGCCTGTCCCGGAGCCCGCTGGACGACCCCGGTGCCGAGCAGCGGGTGGCCGAACACGCCGAGGACGCGTTCCGGCTGCTGGAACTGCTGTCGCCCGGCGAGCCCGCCCGGGTCTTCGCCTCCAGTTCGGGCGCGATCGCCGCCCTGCACCTGCTCACCGCCCACCCCGACCGCGTCGAACGCGTCGTGGCGCATGAGCCGCCGGTGGTGGAGGTCCTGCCGGACGCGTCCGAGCACCGCGCGTTCATCGCGCGGGTACAGGAGACGTTCCACGCCCAGGGACTCATGCCGGCGATGGCGGTGTTCGCCGCGGGGCTGAAGAAGGACGGCGACACCGCCGATCCGGCGCCCCCGCCCGGACTTCCGCCGGAGGCGGCGGCGCGCGCCGAACGGACGCTGGCCGGCCTGCCGTTCTTCCTCAGCCGTATCGTTCCCGCCTTCATGACGTACGCCCCGGACCTCGACCGCCTCAAGACGCTGTCGGACCGGCTCGTCCTGGCCTGCGGGCAGGACTCGCGCGGCGAGCTGCCCTACCGCGCGGCCGCCTTCCTGGCCGAGCGGTTCGGTACGGAGCTCCGGCACTTCCCCGGCGGGCATGTCGGTCTGACCACGCACCCCGTCGCGTTCGGCGAGGCGCTCAAGAAGGCGCTGCGCGGCTAG
- a CDS encoding ABC transporter permease, translated as MTTTVLTEAPAVRSRALHTFAAMMARDARVLRRNFVMSAVRIIIQPLLFVFVFAYVLPKVGGGGAGPGGEAFSTIMVPGLVGSSMVLQAMAAVTFPLVMELSGPGAIEDRALAPVSVRVLGLQKILSAVVEGLVAGVLVFPVVLLVHAQGQGPAVSVANWPMLVLVLLAGAVLAAAIGMYLATRIDPRQIQVLFTLVMFPAMMLGCVYFPWSSLDGTPWLQIAVLLNPMVYMNEGLRAVLTPQVGHMPTWAFLTALAVGAAAFVWLAMRSFARRVTQ; from the coding sequence ATGACCACCACCGTACTGACCGAGGCGCCCGCCGTCCGGAGCCGGGCCCTGCACACCTTCGCGGCCATGATGGCGCGCGACGCCCGGGTGCTGCGCCGCAACTTCGTGATGAGCGCCGTACGCATCATCATCCAGCCGCTGCTGTTCGTCTTCGTCTTCGCCTATGTGCTGCCGAAGGTGGGCGGCGGCGGGGCCGGGCCCGGGGGAGAGGCCTTCTCCACCATCATGGTGCCGGGCCTGGTGGGCTCCTCCATGGTCCTCCAGGCCATGGCCGCGGTGACCTTCCCCCTGGTGATGGAGTTGTCCGGGCCCGGCGCCATCGAGGACCGGGCGCTCGCGCCGGTGTCGGTCCGGGTGCTCGGGCTCCAGAAGATCCTCTCCGCCGTCGTCGAGGGTCTGGTGGCCGGCGTCCTGGTCTTCCCCGTCGTCCTGCTGGTGCACGCCCAGGGGCAGGGCCCCGCCGTGTCGGTCGCCAACTGGCCGATGCTCGTCCTCGTCCTGCTCGCGGGCGCGGTGCTGGCCGCCGCGATCGGCATGTACCTGGCCACCCGTATCGACCCGCGCCAGATCCAGGTGCTCTTCACCCTCGTGATGTTCCCGGCGATGATGCTCGGCTGCGTCTACTTCCCGTGGTCGTCGCTGGACGGCACGCCCTGGCTCCAGATCGCCGTGCTCCTCAACCCGATGGTCTACATGAACGAGGGCCTGCGCGCCGTCCTCACACCCCAGGTGGGCCACATGCCGACCTGGGCCTTCCTCACGGCCCTGGCCGTGGGTGCGGCGGCGTTCGTATGGCTCGCCATGCGGTCGTTCGCCCGCCGCGTCACGCAGTAG
- a CDS encoding non-ribosomal peptide synthetase, with translation MERRIEDVWPLTPLQEGLLFHSLFDERAEDAYVVQDAVDIEGNLDAAALRASWQALVARHATLRACFRQPPGLEQPVQVIPARVELPWRDVDLSDRPPEAALAEAERLAHEDRVRRFDLAVPPLLRLMLLRLAPDRHRMICTNHHILMDGWSLPTLQHELWTLYEAGGDPSGLPPVPPYRDYLGWLAAQDKEASRAAWRADLAGLREPTLLAPSASRPAPSAGHEQVTVKLDRPATEALTELARRSGLTPNTCVQGAWALLLGRLLGRDDVVFGATVAARPAELRGVESMLGLFINTIPVRVPLAADRPVAELLADVQTRQGALIPHQYLGLSEIQRAGGPGAEFDSLLVYESFPRGPLAEEEGPPLKLTPVRAHNVSHYPLSLAAFPGPELLFLLTHRPELIDRRSAELLAARFVRILEQLAADPDIRAGDIDILVPGERDRLLHGVNTGAAGPVPTTVPELFARTVRQHADDIALVSGETTLTYAALDARADRVARHLRAAGTRPGDRVVVTLARSPELVVALLGTAKAGAVAVPVDTALPAKRVRALLDDAAPAAVLTEADVEDALRHRADTPLPATVTPDSGLYVMYTSGSTGEPKGVVATHGNITALALDACWDGIATGRVLFHAPHTFDASTLELWVPLLNGGRVVIAPPDDLTAKALARLVTDHGLTAVHLTAGLFRVLAQETPECFTGLRHVLTGGDAVPAEAVASVRDACPGLTVSHLYGPTETTLCATTFAVGPGAPAPAVLPIGGPRDAVRVYVLDAALRPVPPEVTGELYIAGQGVARGYLGRPAPTAERFAACPYEGGARMYRTGDLVRWNHDGHLLFLGRADDQVKIRGFRIEPAEIEAVLARCPGVRQVAVLAREDRPGDKRLVAYVVGDAAGVRDFAAERLPDYMVPSATVVLDELPLTANSKVDRAALPAPDHPAGYRGRGPNSPVEEILCSLFAEILGVARVGAEDGFFDLGGDSLLAVRLAGRVQAVLGKDLEVRELFEAPTPADLAARLADAAEHPAPAAGPRPGTIPLTPGQRAMLSGESRYNIPLTVRLGGPLRPDALEAAWNDVLARHESLRTRFTEADGQVVTEPAPVPLPAVPLTEDELTAALEAAHARPFDLAAGPPCRATLFALAPDDHVLQIVVHHIAADGWSTGLIARDLSTAYAARAAGGEPGWAPLPFQYADFAVRQHEQLARLDDPDSPFGRRLAYWTGVLADLPEEPLLAHDRIPPDPPTGQGGQVTFTVDEAAHRALLETARRERATLFMVLRAAVAALWARRGAESVPMGTVSAGRADDATSDVVGLFANHLVLRADAGGDPAFAELVRRVRKADLAAYAHEDLPSQPVEERLGHRPFQMIIGMENLPEAPWDLPGLTAEPLQPAHRNRGAARGELAVTLRESRSADGGPAGVEGVIWYSADLFERPTVEALAAQLTGVLRQVAAEPAAKLGRLRIDPPTAADGRPHRDASPAP, from the coding sequence GTGGAACGCCGCATAGAAGATGTGTGGCCGCTGACGCCGCTCCAGGAGGGACTGCTGTTCCACTCCCTCTTCGACGAGCGGGCCGAGGACGCCTACGTGGTCCAGGACGCCGTGGACATCGAAGGGAACCTCGACGCGGCAGCGCTGCGCGCCTCCTGGCAGGCGCTGGTGGCCCGGCACGCCACCCTGCGGGCCTGCTTCCGCCAGCCGCCGGGCCTGGAACAGCCCGTCCAGGTCATCCCGGCCCGGGTGGAACTGCCCTGGCGGGACGTCGACCTGAGCGACCGGCCGCCCGAGGCCGCCCTCGCGGAGGCGGAACGGCTGGCCCACGAGGACCGCGTACGGCGCTTCGACCTGGCCGTACCGCCGCTGCTCCGGCTGATGCTGCTGCGCCTAGCCCCCGACCGGCACCGGATGATCTGCACGAACCACCACATCCTGATGGACGGCTGGTCCCTGCCCACGCTCCAGCACGAGCTGTGGACCCTCTACGAGGCGGGCGGCGACCCGTCCGGTCTGCCGCCCGTCCCGCCCTACCGCGACTACCTCGGCTGGCTGGCCGCCCAGGACAAGGAGGCGTCCCGCGCCGCGTGGCGGGCCGACCTCGCCGGGCTGCGCGAACCGACGCTGCTGGCACCCTCGGCGAGCCGCCCGGCGCCCTCCGCCGGACACGAACAGGTCACCGTGAAACTGGACCGGCCCGCCACCGAAGCGCTCACCGAGCTGGCCCGCCGCTCCGGCCTGACCCCCAACACCTGCGTCCAGGGCGCCTGGGCGCTCCTCCTCGGCCGCCTGCTGGGCCGGGACGACGTGGTGTTCGGCGCGACGGTCGCGGCCCGCCCCGCCGAACTGCGCGGCGTGGAGAGCATGCTCGGGCTGTTCATCAACACCATTCCCGTACGGGTGCCCCTCGCGGCCGACCGGCCGGTGGCCGAACTGCTCGCCGATGTGCAGACCCGGCAGGGCGCCCTGATCCCCCACCAGTACCTGGGGCTCAGTGAAATCCAGCGGGCGGGCGGGCCCGGGGCCGAGTTCGACAGCCTGCTGGTCTACGAGAGCTTCCCGCGCGGCCCCCTGGCGGAGGAGGAGGGACCGCCGCTGAAGCTCACCCCCGTACGCGCCCACAACGTCAGCCACTACCCGCTCAGCCTGGCCGCCTTCCCGGGCCCCGAGCTGCTGTTCCTGCTCACCCACCGCCCGGAGCTGATCGACCGCCGCAGCGCGGAACTGCTCGCCGCGCGCTTCGTCCGCATCCTGGAACAGCTCGCGGCCGACCCGGACATCAGGGCCGGTGACATCGACATCCTCGTCCCCGGCGAACGCGACCGGCTGCTGCACGGCGTCAACACCGGCGCCGCGGGACCCGTGCCGACGACCGTCCCCGAACTGTTCGCGCGGACCGTACGGCAGCACGCCGACGACATCGCGCTGGTCTCCGGCGAGACGACCCTGACCTACGCCGCCCTGGACGCGCGGGCCGACCGGGTCGCCCGGCACCTGCGCGCCGCCGGCACCCGGCCGGGGGACCGGGTGGTGGTCACCCTCGCCCGCTCGCCCGAACTCGTCGTCGCGCTGCTGGGCACGGCCAAGGCGGGGGCGGTGGCCGTGCCGGTGGACACCGCCCTGCCCGCCAAACGCGTACGGGCCCTGCTCGACGACGCCGCGCCCGCCGCCGTCCTGACGGAGGCCGACGTCGAGGACGCCCTGCGCCACCGCGCCGACACCCCGCTCCCGGCCACCGTGACCCCGGACTCCGGCCTGTACGTGATGTACACCTCCGGCTCGACCGGGGAGCCGAAGGGCGTCGTCGCCACCCACGGCAACATCACCGCCCTCGCCCTCGACGCCTGCTGGGACGGCATCGCCACCGGCCGCGTCCTCTTCCACGCGCCGCACACCTTCGACGCCTCCACCCTCGAACTGTGGGTCCCGCTCCTGAACGGCGGGCGCGTGGTGATCGCGCCCCCGGACGACCTCACCGCGAAGGCCCTGGCCCGCCTGGTCACCGACCACGGGCTGACGGCCGTGCACCTGACGGCCGGGCTCTTCCGCGTCCTCGCGCAGGAGACGCCCGAGTGCTTCACCGGTCTGCGGCACGTCCTGACCGGCGGCGACGCGGTGCCCGCCGAGGCCGTCGCGAGCGTCCGCGACGCCTGCCCCGGCCTCACCGTCAGCCACCTGTACGGGCCGACGGAGACCACCCTGTGCGCCACCACCTTCGCCGTCGGCCCCGGCGCCCCGGCCCCGGCCGTCCTCCCGATCGGCGGCCCGCGCGACGCGGTCCGGGTCTACGTCCTGGACGCCGCGCTCCGGCCGGTCCCGCCCGAGGTCACCGGCGAGCTGTACATCGCCGGGCAGGGCGTCGCCCGCGGCTACCTCGGCCGTCCCGCGCCGACCGCCGAACGGTTCGCGGCGTGCCCGTACGAGGGCGGCGCGCGGATGTACCGCACCGGCGACCTGGTCCGCTGGAACCACGACGGGCACCTGCTCTTCCTGGGGCGGGCCGACGACCAGGTGAAGATCCGGGGCTTCCGGATCGAACCGGCCGAGATCGAGGCCGTCCTCGCCCGGTGCCCCGGGGTGAGGCAGGTCGCGGTGCTGGCCAGGGAGGACCGGCCGGGCGACAAGCGGCTGGTGGCGTACGTCGTCGGGGACGCGGCGGGCGTACGGGACTTCGCGGCCGAGCGGCTGCCGGACTACATGGTGCCGTCGGCGACGGTGGTGCTGGACGAGCTGCCGCTGACCGCCAACAGCAAAGTCGACCGGGCCGCCCTGCCCGCACCGGACCACCCGGCCGGATACCGGGGCCGCGGCCCGAACTCCCCCGTGGAGGAGATCCTGTGCTCCCTGTTCGCCGAGATCCTGGGCGTCGCCCGGGTCGGCGCCGAGGACGGGTTCTTCGACCTCGGCGGCGACTCGCTGCTGGCGGTCCGGCTCGCCGGCCGCGTCCAGGCCGTCCTCGGCAAGGACCTGGAAGTGCGCGAGCTGTTCGAGGCGCCGACCCCGGCCGACCTGGCCGCCCGCCTGGCCGACGCCGCAGAGCATCCCGCACCCGCCGCGGGACCGCGCCCCGGCACCATTCCGCTGACGCCCGGTCAGCGCGCGATGCTCTCCGGCGAGAGTCGGTACAACATCCCGCTGACGGTACGGCTCGGCGGCCCGCTGCGGCCGGACGCCCTGGAAGCGGCCTGGAACGACGTACTCGCCCGCCACGAATCCCTGCGCACCCGCTTCACGGAGGCCGACGGGCAGGTGGTCACCGAACCCGCGCCGGTGCCGCTGCCCGCCGTGCCCCTCACCGAGGACGAGCTGACCGCGGCGCTGGAAGCCGCCCACGCCCGCCCCTTCGACCTGGCCGCCGGACCGCCCTGCCGGGCCACCCTCTTCGCCCTCGCGCCCGACGACCACGTACTCCAGATCGTGGTGCACCACATCGCCGCGGACGGCTGGTCCACCGGGCTGATCGCCCGTGACCTGTCCACCGCCTACGCCGCGCGGGCAGCCGGCGGCGAACCCGGGTGGGCGCCGCTGCCCTTCCAGTACGCCGACTTCGCCGTACGGCAGCACGAGCAGCTGGCCCGCCTCGACGATCCGGACAGCCCGTTCGGCCGCCGCCTCGCGTACTGGACCGGCGTCCTCGCCGACCTGCCGGAGGAGCCCCTGCTCGCCCACGACCGGATACCGCCGGACCCGCCCACCGGCCAGGGCGGCCAGGTCACCTTCACGGTGGACGAGGCCGCGCACCGGGCCCTGCTGGAGACCGCCCGGCGCGAGCGGGCCACCCTCTTCATGGTGCTGCGGGCGGCCGTCGCCGCCCTGTGGGCGCGGCGCGGCGCCGAGAGCGTCCCGATGGGCACCGTCTCCGCCGGACGCGCCGACGACGCGACGAGCGATGTGGTCGGCCTGTTCGCCAACCACCTGGTGCTGCGCGCCGACGCGGGCGGCGACCCGGCGTTCGCCGAACTCGTCCGCCGGGTGCGCAAGGCCGACCTCGCCGCGTACGCCCACGAGGACCTGCCGTCCCAGCCCGTCGAGGAACGCCTCGGACACCGGCCCTTCCAGATGATCATCGGCATGGAGAACCTGCCGGAAGCGCCCTGGGACCTGCCCGGCCTGACGGCCGAGCCGCTCCAGCCCGCCCACCGCAACCGCGGCGCGGCGCGCGGCGAACTGGCCGTGACGCTGCGGGAGTCGAGGTCGGCGGACGGCGGTCCGGCCGGCGTCGAGGGCGTCATCTGGTACAGCGCCGACCTGTTCGAGCGGCCGACCGTGGAGGCGCTCGCCGCCCAGCTGACCGGCGTACTGCGACAGGTCGCGGCGGAGCCCGCGGCGAAACTCGGCCGCCTCCGCATCGACCCGCCCACGGCGGCGGACGGCCGCCCGCACCGGGACGCGAGCCCGGCGCCATGA